A single region of the Anabaena sphaerica FACHB-251 genome encodes:
- a CDS encoding DUF4178 domain-containing protein, translating to MYTVDIETQLHGLRPGDRVMYSSVDWDIKDYSTYQDPQGYQTDEWLLVSSGGSEYYLLREYDPTEELNSVTWYISNLLENVHLYLPDSKEDIVPRLWQEMQALTTPYPELKLFYKSYYFDSQTEGSYDAKGKTKSRITWDYWDKDDFTNLAIEAFSDRTLDIYSTKVVKPKEFSKIQKGVGPQRQMTIFTSPLMTELILAIIVFSTGILLIIFG from the coding sequence ATGTATACAGTTGATATTGAAACTCAACTTCATGGCTTGCGTCCGGGCGATCGCGTCATGTATTCTAGTGTAGACTGGGATATAAAAGATTACAGCACCTATCAAGACCCTCAAGGTTATCAAACAGATGAATGGTTGTTAGTATCATCAGGTGGGTCAGAATATTACTTATTGCGAGAATATGACCCCACGGAAGAACTTAATTCTGTAACTTGGTATATCTCCAATTTGTTGGAAAATGTGCATTTATATCTGCCAGACTCTAAAGAAGATATAGTACCTAGATTATGGCAGGAAATGCAAGCATTAACTACACCCTATCCAGAATTGAAACTTTTTTATAAGTCCTATTATTTCGATTCGCAAACTGAAGGAAGTTATGATGCTAAAGGAAAAACAAAATCTCGAATTACTTGGGATTATTGGGACAAGGACGATTTTACTAACTTAGCAATAGAAGCTTTTTCTGATCGAACATTAGATATTTACTCAACTAAAGTAGTCAAGCCTAAAGAATTTTCCAAGATTCAAAAAGGTGTGGGTCCACAACGTCAGATGACAATTTTTACCAGTCCTTTAATGACTGAGTTAATACTGGCAATTATAGTTTTTTCAACTGGTATATTATTAATTATATTTGGGTAA
- a CDS encoding mechanosensitive ion channel family protein, translated as MMQWIIPLIFIIVGFLAGIIGEKVIFKKIQTFVINKQIPGSTIIFQSLHRMTFIWFVLAGFFGAILSSPVKPDIANVLQKILTIILLYSVTLVLARLTSGFVNLFVQRTEGVPTSLLSNLAKTIVLVLGTLILLQTVGIEITPIVTTLGIGGLAVGLALQDTLANLFSGFYLVISKQVRTGDYVKLDDGNQGYVTDITWRNTTIKEISNNVIIVPNSKLASAIFTNYHLPAKEITLTMNVGVSYDSDLELVERVTVEVAKEVMQEIAPELIKIEPYIRFHTFNDCSIDYTLYMRVSEYFDQRIGKHLFVKKLHKRYQQEGIQIPFPIRDVYMHGS; from the coding sequence ATGATGCAGTGGATTATACCCCTTATATTTATTATTGTTGGCTTTCTGGCTGGCATAATTGGCGAAAAAGTTATTTTTAAGAAAATTCAAACATTTGTTATTAATAAACAAATTCCTGGCAGTACGATTATATTTCAGTCACTGCATAGAATGACCTTTATTTGGTTTGTTCTAGCAGGTTTTTTTGGCGCTATTCTTAGTTCTCCTGTCAAGCCAGATATTGCTAATGTTCTGCAAAAAATTCTGACTATAATTTTACTGTATTCAGTGACGTTAGTCTTAGCTAGACTAACATCTGGCTTTGTAAATTTATTTGTCCAAAGAACGGAAGGCGTTCCTACATCGCTACTATCTAACCTCGCTAAAACTATTGTTTTAGTTTTGGGAACATTAATCCTTTTGCAAACTGTGGGTATTGAAATTACTCCCATAGTTACTACATTGGGAATTGGAGGTTTAGCTGTAGGTTTAGCTCTTCAAGATACTTTGGCTAATTTATTTTCTGGTTTTTATTTGGTTATTTCTAAGCAGGTGCGAACTGGAGATTATGTAAAATTAGATGATGGTAATCAGGGTTATGTCACAGATATTACCTGGCGAAATACGACGATTAAGGAAATTTCCAATAATGTGATCATTGTTCCTAATTCTAAGTTGGCTTCGGCAATTTTTACTAATTATCATCTACCTGCAAAAGAAATTACTTTAACTATGAATGTAGGTGTTAGTTATGATAGCGATTTGGAATTAGTGGAAAGAGTGACTGTAGAAGTTGCTAAAGAAGTTATGCAGGAAATTGCACCGGAATTAATTAAAATTGAACCTTATATTAGGTTTCACACTTTCAATGATTGTAGTATAGACTATACACTCTATATGCGTGTCAGTGAATATTTTGATCAGCGTATTGGTAAACATTTGTTTGTGAAAAAGTTACACAAACGCTATCAACAAGAAGGAATTCAAATTCCCTTTCCTATCCGAGATGTTTATATGCATGGAAGTTGA